atacaaaaacacacatacaaaaatgctatttttctttcttattttcaagtaaccaaaaatacttggaatctataattgggttcggtttttggtGGAAATAACGAAGAAGAAAATATACATTACGTAGAAgatatagatcgaagcaaggttggaactttgggtgtctaccgtttagaggaactcttctttgggttttcaaattcgatcttcaaaaggctacaaaggttgtattctaatcttctcttgttcggtttcgttaatttgttttgtttgccaaagttttgtacaatgatctgtGGAAGAgtttgattttgtaaagttttaaaaatgcttccgctcgctttgaatttgtatcatactccaacaataTGATCGTTTGCAGGTTTGAGTGTATGTTTGTGTAGATGTGATTTGTTGGTTATACAAgtcaaaattataaaaactaacctTTGCAAGTCTCAAGGTCGCAAAATAGTATCTTGCGACATTGCAGACCACGTTTAATCGGTCATGGCCGGTAAATCTCGGGTCGCGACTATGAATTTATTGGTCATGATCGATTAATTGATGACAATTAATTGATGACAAGAAACTTTCTGCTGTAGCTTCTGATGTAGAGACCTTACGCAACAAATCATTGCCCCAAAAGATTAATATATTCATTTGGCGTGCTATCAAGTGTAAAATTCGTACTCGATCGGAACTCGACAAGAGAGGCATTGATTTAAACACTCTTCTATGCCCTCTCTGTGATACcgaagttgaaattgtggatcataTATTGATATCATGTCACAATGTGAAACACATTTGGCACTTGCCACTTAAATGGTGGAACTTCAACACATTAAACATATCTAATATTGAGGAAGCCTTCGTGGAAAATCAAAGTGTGGTAGATACCCTGATAGGAAGATCCATATGGCAAGCTACTAGATGGGTTTGCTGCTACACCATTTGGAAAAATAGAAATAACAAAATATTCTCGAACAAAGAATGGATACCTAATAAGATTATCACGGATATCCAAACTCAAAGCTTTGATTGGATTTCCAAAAGGCTTAAAAAGACATCTATCAAATGGCACCAATGGTTGATTACCCATCATTCTACACATCTTCGAACAAACAAAGAGTTGTCAGAGTTGGCGTTGGTGAAAGAGGCTAAAGACCCGAAGATTAACCGCTCTGTTAATCGTGGAAGAACAATACTCATTCTacagtttatatttatataaattataaataaaatatgtATCTTTCATTCTCCCTAGCTTAATGGGCTAACATTGATGGCCCAATTGTATATGTACTATATCATCTTTCATtttaatacaaatacaaatatctTTTTacgtttaaaaataaaaaaattaaaaaaattagctATTTTGTTTATATGGGGACGTATTGTGATAGTTtgaactagtccggaccggcccgcgcgttgcggcgggggctttcggtatgcgtattcatatttaatgtaacgttgtgtatttacagagggaaaAACGTGCCATGTGTTAACCGCCGTTGTAGGTGTCGTCGTCTTcagtgttttttaaaaagtatctgttttgaacgtagttagtttcgttttattgataaaattatttcgagtataacGGTAttatcgaaaaaatttaactcgcgttgAGGAGGAAGATacaggctgtcgttgtgtttaacgttttttaaaaagttcccgtttcgaacgtggttagtttcgttttgttcataaaattatttcgagtctggcgCTGCCGTCGAAGAAAATTTAACTCGTGCCGAGcgagaagatacgggttgtcgttgtgtttagcgttttttgagaagtgtctgtttcgcgtatagttagtcccgttgggttcataagattttttcgagttgaacggtggtctctgaaaaatttaactcgcacccagcgaaaagatagggcccgttataaattcgggtgtaattagtttcttatattttaattaaagtatatatttacacttttcacccataaaaattgtaaaattgaaggaccgttgtgtaaatataggcgaagttgagggaccgtttgtaatgtgaacgcaaagacAAAACTACAATAAAATTTAACTAAAACTACATCATTTGTCACCACTTTCAAATTTAACTAAAACTACATcatttgtcaccacttttagtatatatatatatatatatatatatatatatatatatatatatatatatatatatatatatatatatatataaaggttaatgTCTTGCACGTTTTGGTTAATAACAACATTAAAtcataataaattaattatatcaaGCAATTGTCTTCACAAAATATTCAAGTATCTAAAGTCGATTTTCCAATATTTATATATTCCTAAAAACACCTCGTGACAGTGGCGGAACCACACATATTTATCACTGGGGGCAAAAAATTTGTAACAATTAATATGATAAACTAACTTCATCGTTAAATTACGAACAAACGACAGTTCATATACAACATAAAAACTGCACATTAACAGTAGCATGAACAACCCAAAAACATTAGTAAAACTATGCAAAATCTAGACTTAATTACACGAATGGTCACTGTGGTTTGACAAATTTTGCAACTTTAGTCACTatggtatttttttttttcaagtttagTCACTGGGGTTTCAAAAAGTTACAATTTTAGTCACTGAAGCTCACAGACGTTCATTTGATCCGTTAAGTAGCAGTCACGTGCCAAGCATGTGAGGGTATATTTGTCATTTTACTTCTTATATCAGGTTTTCCCCCTTTTCCATCTGAAACCCTAATTTCATGAAAAGCCTAATATACACCACCTACCATCTAAAATTCAAAACTAAAAGAAAATTACTCCTATTTTCATTCTTCGTTATCTTTAATCTTCTCAAATCAGAATATAACCATTTGGTTGCTCGTTCAGAATATAACTATTTGGTGGCTTGGGTAGCTTTATATCTTCTTCCAATTTACTACCAATTTTTGTAAAACAAAGATCTTTGAAACAAAAATGGCTTCTTACAAATTATTACCATAATGGCTTCTTGTTGTTTGTAAACGAATCTGAGCAAGATCCGAAACAAGATCTTTGAATTTGATACCCATCGTTACATCGTTGGAACCTACAAACAAGTTTAGATCTGAATCAAAATAGGAGCAAGAGACCGGTGATGGTTGGTTGCGTCGTTGCCGCCATCTCTTCctcaccattttcattcaaattgaaGCAAGATCGGAGTACGAACAAAGTATCGCCGCCACTTCGTTAAGATTTGGTTCACGAACCACCGAAAGTACAACTGCCGTCTTCAGGTATACGAACTCCGGGACGGCCACCGGAAAAACGATTTGGCTCCGGAACTGTGCTGTTGTTATGAAACGAATTGGTTCTTAGTAATTGTTATagacttgttaataataatatgtatatttcTTAATATGTATATTTAACACACGAATCATTGATTGATCAAAAacatttaattaattttattttttttattgatgtgattgttgGTATATTGAAATTGAATGTGATTATAGGTGGTGTATATTAGGGTTGAGATGAAATCAGGGTTTCAGATGGAAAGGGAGAAAAAATCTGATATAAGGTTTAAGTAAAATGACAAATATACCCTCACATGCTCGGCACGTGACTGCTACTTAACGGATCAAATGAACGTCTGTGAGCTTTAGTGACTAAATTTGTAACTTTTTGAAACCCCAGTGACTAAACTTGCAAAAAAAATACTATAGTGACTAAAGTTGCAATATTTGACAAATCACAGTGACTATTCGTGTAATTAAGTCCAAAATCTACCCAAAAAACTACGTACACAATTTCTTTATAAAATAGGGGTCGATGAAGACGGTTCTTTTCTTTTATAATAATTCTCCATATCTATCATCAATTAACAAGCAAGTaacatcatattaataataaacacTAACAATAAGACataaaaaaatgttggtgatttgcgtcaccaatatgatttaagtgtaatgagattaatttgttaaccaaaataatcttgaaaaatatcgaacaagtttggaaaagtgtggagtgcacaattgtttgaacttatcttgattatgactggggttcgggggcagcgcccccgatagcggggtccaaggggtggcaacccctagcggggtccaaggggcagagcccctggctggtggtcgagctttattaaaaatgtgttaaaattcgattttgacccggtttgacccaaaataaaaaaCCCGGATTTGAACCTTTTAGCAGTTATGAAAATGCCATTCGGCAGTTATAGATAGAACTGCCATTCGGCAGTTATGGGACTCCCGTTTTTTGATTATTTAGTCTGGTACATTTAATCAAATTCAAATACACAAAACACACATTCTTTGTTCAATAATTCTGAGTTTTATCCGATTAGCGATTTCGATAGTACCATCGAAATACTTTGATCTGAAAGTGATTACACGACCCTCAGAAATCCGAATTCGAAACTCTAATATACAACAAAAAAGCCTTCTGTTGACTGTTGGTTTATGGATTACAGAGTATAAATGTATAACTAGTTTTTTTGGCCCGCGCTTTTGCTGCGGGTTGgtttcgaaaaagaaaagaaaagtacAATAGCTACAgtagtataacaaccctcatatttccatacctgaattgactaatttgactatagggttgttatccatacgtaatatataattaaatttgacattgatcaaatatttatttttagtcgacactttttgttaactaaaatttacactaattatataaaataactttagttaatattaatattaatgcgtattatatttaaaactatatgaaacataattattaattaaatgataagttattttaatcattatatatatatatttttagcttataaaaaaagagattttttttataaattaaataatgagcccatgaattttgactaaatattttcaaaaacaaaaacttattaaaaatatttttaacatgtttttatttttttgtcaaaattggcacctttattttatttatattttttcttttcaccaaccattttttccctataaatacccacttccatttcataaaaacttgtatcaaatctttgaaaaaactctctcacaaacttgggaaagtacttgaggtattttctatattttttatcgaattgcttttatttttttgtatattctttaaaaattcaaatttaatatatataaattatttttacatgttataattagtattataagtattatgatgtataaaaataattttgataatttatggaatattattta
This genomic window from Rutidosis leptorrhynchoides isolate AG116_Rl617_1_P2 chromosome 2, CSIRO_AGI_Rlap_v1, whole genome shotgun sequence contains:
- the LOC139889576 gene encoding uncharacterized protein — its product is MAASDVETLRNKSLPQKINIFIWRAIKCKIRTRSELDKRGIDLNTLLCPLCDTEVEIVDHILISCHNVKHIWHLPLKWWNFNTLNISNIEEAFVENQSVVDTLIGRSIWQATRWVCCYTIWKNRNNKIFSNKEWIPNKIITDIQTQSFDWISKRLKKTSIKWHQWLITHHSTHLRTNKELSELALVKEAKDPKINRSVNRGRTILILQFIFI